A section of the Rhodobacteraceae bacterium M382 genome encodes:
- a CDS encoding COQ9 family protein has translation MSYHEIRDQLVNAALVHVAFDGWTDATFDAAVQDAGIDANLARAICPRGGVDLALAFHARGDQLMLERLRAADLSPLRFRDRIALAVRLRLEVVDDKEAVRRGTTLFALPGYAADGARAIWGTCDLIWNELGDGSDDLNWYTKRGTLSAVYSSTVLFWLGDDSPDHHATWEFLDRRIDNVMQFEKLKSQARKNPLLKPFLAGPEWLASRIRRPRSHDDLPGSVRSD, from the coding sequence ATGTCTTATCACGAAATTCGCGACCAGTTGGTGAATGCGGCGCTGGTGCATGTGGCCTTTGACGGTTGGACGGATGCCACGTTTGACGCAGCGGTCCAGGATGCCGGGATCGACGCAAATTTGGCCCGCGCGATTTGTCCCCGAGGTGGGGTCGATCTGGCGCTGGCGTTTCATGCGCGCGGCGATCAGCTGATGTTGGAACGCCTTCGGGCGGCGGATCTCAGTCCGTTGCGGTTTCGCGACCGGATTGCCTTGGCGGTGCGGCTTCGGCTGGAAGTGGTGGATGACAAGGAAGCAGTACGGCGTGGAACGACCTTGTTTGCGCTGCCGGGTTATGCAGCGGATGGTGCCCGGGCGATCTGGGGCACCTGTGATCTGATCTGGAACGAGCTGGGTGACGGCTCGGACGATCTGAATTGGTACACCAAACGTGGCACCTTGTCGGCGGTATATTCATCGACGGTGTTGTTTTGGCTGGGCGACGACAGCCCGGACCATCACGCAACCTGGGAGTTCCTGGACCGGCGTATTGATAACGTGATGCAGTTTGAAAAACTCAAGTCTCAGGCGCGTAAGAACCCGCTTCTGAAACCGTTTTTGGCGGGCCCGGAATGGCTGGCCAGCCGGATCCGTCGACCTCGATCGCATGATGATCTGCCAGGATCTGTGCGATCGGATTGA
- a CDS encoding Lrp/AsnC family transcriptional regulator → MSLDETDRRILSVLQKQGRISNADLSERVNLSPSACHRRVQRLEKDGFIRDYVALLDARKMSVPTTVFVEITLSGQADEVLDAFERAVARIPDVLECHLMAGTADYVLKVVAENTEDFARIHRQHLSRLPGVAQMQSSFALRTVFKTTALPV, encoded by the coding sequence ATGTCGTTGGACGAAACAGATCGTCGCATTCTATCGGTACTACAAAAACAAGGGCGGATTTCCAATGCCGACCTGTCCGAGCGGGTAAATCTCTCTCCGTCGGCCTGTCACAGGCGGGTGCAAAGGTTGGAGAAGGATGGGTTCATTCGAGATTATGTTGCGTTGCTGGATGCCCGAAAAATGAGCGTTCCGACCACGGTTTTTGTCGAGATCACACTATCAGGGCAGGCGGATGAGGTTCTGGATGCCTTTGAAAGGGCAGTGGCACGCATTCCCGATGTGCTGGAATGCCACTTGATGGCCGGGACCGCAGATTATGTGCTCAAGGTGGTTGCGGAGAACACCGAAGATTTTGCCCGCATCCACCGCCAGCATTTGTCCCGGCTGCCCGGTGTCGCCCAGATGCAGTCCAGTTTTGCCTTACGCACGGTGTTCAAGACCACGGCGCTGCCGGTTTGA
- the rpsU gene encoding 30S ribosomal protein S21: MQVSVRDNNVDQALRALKKKLQREGVFREMKLKQHFEKPSEKKAREKAEAIRRARKLARKKAQREGLL, from the coding sequence ATGCAGGTTAGTGTTCGCGACAACAACGTCGATCAGGCGCTCCGCGCCCTGAAGAAAAAGCTGCAGCGTGAAGGCGTCTTCCGCGAAATGAAGCTCAAGCAACATTTCGAAAAGCCGTCCGAGAAAAAAGCGCGCGAGAAAGCTGAAGCGATCCGTCGTGCCCGTAAACTGGCACGTAAGAAAGCACAGCGCGAAGGTTTGCTCTAA
- a CDS encoding ribonuclease T2, with the protein MHRLFITVLAVWAGLTLPANAQEEKPGDFDYYVLALSWSPNWCATDGDQRNADQCHPRHDYGWILHGLWPQYHRGWPSYCRSNEPAPSRRMTAEMVDIMGSSGLAWHQWKKHGTCSGLSAESYFNLSRHAYGLVKRPPIFRKLTQPVSLPVQVVEEAFLKANPEMEKDMVTVTCKDNFIQEVRICLTRDLIPAPCGRDAIRDCRSGNARFDPVR; encoded by the coding sequence ATGCACAGGTTGTTTATAACGGTTCTGGCAGTCTGGGCGGGCTTGACCCTGCCGGCAAATGCACAGGAAGAAAAGCCCGGAGATTTTGATTACTACGTTCTGGCGCTCAGCTGGTCGCCCAATTGGTGTGCAACAGACGGGGACCAAAGGAATGCGGACCAATGCCATCCACGCCACGATTACGGATGGATCCTGCACGGGTTGTGGCCGCAATATCATCGCGGCTGGCCCAGCTATTGCCGCAGCAACGAACCCGCCCCATCGCGGCGCATGACCGCAGAAATGGTTGACATCATGGGCTCCTCTGGACTGGCCTGGCATCAGTGGAAAAAGCACGGAACCTGTTCAGGGCTGTCGGCCGAGAGCTATTTCAACCTGTCGCGGCACGCCTATGGCCTGGTGAAACGCCCCCCCATATTCCGCAAGCTCACCCAGCCGGTGTCCCTACCAGTTCAAGTCGTTGAAGAAGCGTTCCTGAAGGCCAATCCGGAAATGGAGAAGGACATGGTGACCGTGACCTGCAAAGACAATTTCATTCAAGAAGTTCGCATTTGCTTGACCCGAGATTTGATACCGGCTCCCTGCGGGCGTGATGCCATTCGCGATTGCAGATCAGGAAACGCTCGGTTCGATCCCGTGCGCTGA
- a CDS encoding DUF2189 domain-containing protein, protein MAKTIGNPASWTAHAMRETGSHVGASMEGIGSKDQTTAPLVRKLEFEDLTNALRAGFEDFMAARADVIFIALIYPLAGLVMITMGLSMNLIPLVVPMIMGFALLGPVAAVGLYEISRLREAGENPDWLDAFGIIRTPSFGGIVVLGLFLALLFIIWMIVAQFVYASTLGPEPPVSIATFAHDVFTTSQGWAMIILGTGTGVIFAIVALATSLVSFPLLLDRQIGLPIAVVTSFRVLRKSPLVTVSWGLIVGVLLAAGSLPILLGLIVVLPVLGHATWHLYRKAVV, encoded by the coding sequence ATGGCAAAGACGATCGGAAATCCGGCAAGCTGGACCGCGCATGCCATGCGCGAAACGGGCTCGCATGTGGGGGCGTCAATGGAAGGGATCGGCAGCAAAGATCAAACCACGGCCCCGCTTGTCCGGAAACTGGAGTTTGAGGACCTGACCAACGCGTTAAGAGCCGGGTTTGAAGACTTCATGGCAGCCCGGGCTGACGTAATCTTTATCGCTCTGATCTATCCGCTGGCCGGGTTGGTCATGATCACCATGGGGCTCAGCATGAACCTGATCCCACTGGTTGTACCGATGATCATGGGATTTGCTTTGCTCGGGCCCGTTGCCGCCGTCGGATTGTACGAGATCAGCCGCTTGCGCGAGGCTGGCGAGAACCCGGATTGGCTGGACGCGTTTGGGATCATTCGCACTCCATCTTTTGGCGGCATCGTTGTTCTGGGTCTATTCCTGGCTCTCTTGTTCATCATCTGGATGATCGTTGCGCAATTTGTATACGCCTCGACACTGGGGCCGGAACCGCCGGTTTCCATCGCCACGTTTGCTCATGATGTTTTCACAACATCTCAGGGGTGGGCCATGATTATTCTGGGCACAGGAACAGGTGTTATTTTTGCAATTGTCGCCTTGGCCACCAGCCTCGTATCATTCCCTTTGCTTCTGGATCGCCAGATTGGATTGCCAATCGCAGTGGTGACTTCCTTTCGCGTGCTGCGCAAAAGCCCATTGGTCACCGTGAGCTGGGGGTTGATTGTCGGCGTATTGCTTGCGGCGGGATCGCTCCCAATCCTGTTGGGGCTCATTGTGGTGCTTCCTGTTTTGGGTCACGCAACATGGCACCTGTACCGCAAAGCGGTTGTCTGA
- a CDS encoding MarR family transcriptional regulator produces the protein MTDDLPDDMFLVHPTEGEAGPAASTLSFSRSPTVLLNFAGNRFTRSAARFYQEEFGLGAMDWRMLVMLTREPGSSVSHAARTIGIDKAAVSRSLRRLQLSGLVLAEVRGDDDRRKVWSLTPSGTQLHARVLPGALARQRALLEGFSAQDVVTLTGFLSRMLQNLDSESEAPTP, from the coding sequence ATGACTGACGATCTGCCCGATGACATGTTTCTCGTTCACCCGACAGAGGGTGAAGCAGGCCCCGCGGCGTCAACGCTCAGCTTTTCCCGAAGCCCCACGGTTCTGTTGAATTTTGCAGGAAACCGGTTCACCCGCTCTGCTGCCCGCTTCTATCAGGAGGAATTCGGCCTGGGGGCAATGGATTGGCGCATGTTGGTCATGCTGACCCGCGAACCGGGCAGCTCGGTCAGCCACGCGGCCCGTACCATAGGCATTGACAAGGCAGCCGTCAGCCGTTCGCTGCGACGGCTCCAGCTTTCCGGTCTGGTTCTGGCCGAGGTGCGGGGAGACGACGACCGGCGCAAGGTCTGGTCGCTGACCCCCAGCGGCACTCAGCTGCACGCTCGCGTCCTGCCAGGAGCCCTGGCCAGACAGCGCGCTCTTCTAGAGGGGTTTAGCGCCCAAGACGTTGTCACCCTGACTGGCTTCCTCAGCCGTATGCTACAAAACCTCGATTCAGAGTCCGAGGCTCCCACACCGTAG
- a CDS encoding DUF1013 domain-containing protein has protein sequence MAKPLMAKATAVWLVDNTTISFKQIADFVGMHELEIQGIADGEVAVGVKGFDPVANNQLTQDEIDAAQSSPLHKLKLKFNAAAAGEEKRRGPRYTPLSKRQDRPNSILWLVKFHPELADGQIAKLVGTTKPTIQSIRERTHWNISNMQPIDPVALGLCKQSELDAAVQKAAAKKAAEGGVMSDDERRKLVSTEQSLDMPAEPKIPTAIEGLETFSLGGGAQDDDQPSHEPILDADSFFNLPAGDDDEDEEEGNGIDPRF, from the coding sequence ATGGCAAAACCGTTGATGGCCAAGGCGACCGCCGTGTGGCTGGTGGACAATACCACGATCAGCTTCAAGCAGATCGCCGATTTCGTGGGGATGCACGAGCTGGAGATTCAAGGCATTGCTGATGGCGAAGTTGCTGTTGGTGTAAAAGGCTTTGATCCGGTTGCGAACAACCAATTGACCCAGGATGAAATCGACGCTGCGCAGAGCAGCCCCCTGCACAAGCTCAAGCTGAAGTTCAATGCGGCTGCGGCTGGTGAAGAAAAGCGCCGCGGCCCGCGTTATACCCCGCTCAGCAAACGGCAGGACCGTCCGAATTCGATCTTGTGGCTGGTCAAATTCCACCCGGAACTAGCTGACGGACAAATCGCCAAACTGGTTGGCACGACCAAGCCGACCATTCAGTCGATTCGCGAACGCACCCACTGGAACATTTCCAACATGCAGCCGATCGACCCGGTTGCATTGGGGCTGTGCAAACAATCCGAGCTGGACGCCGCCGTCCAAAAGGCCGCTGCCAAGAAGGCGGCCGAAGGTGGTGTGATGAGCGACGATGAACGCCGCAAGCTGGTGAGTACGGAGCAGTCACTGGACATGCCCGCCGAACCCAAGATCCCGACAGCGATCGAAGGTCTGGAAACCTTCTCGTTGGGCGGTGGTGCGCAGGATGACGATCAGCCCAGCCACGAACCGATTCTGGATGCGGACAGCTTCTTCAACCTTCCTGCCGGTGACGACGACGAAGACGAAGAGGAAGGCAACGGAATCGACCCACGGTTCTGA
- a CDS encoding CPBP family intramembrane metalloprotease — protein sequence MSDPFAIAALPLPWLLLMGSLITGFFAMTRSSIMLAMLSGGAALAFGAVTPTAVALSGGGLLAAWILRTQKGAIAFAGHMVLIGWAMALALHLVPGFTNAVGLDAVQSSPFAIPYSLHLNLDKPQIFLMLLLAWPALLARDCAVRWGPLLVSFLVLAGLFPLATGLGVIHPDLSWPHWAGLFLFANLVQTCLVEEAFFRGYLQKFLTDRIGPFGAIVSASLLFGAAHLAGGPLIAGLATLLGAACGLGLWFSGRLWVAVLMHFAFNAVHLIFFTYPAPLG from the coding sequence ATGTCTGACCCATTCGCTATTGCTGCTTTGCCCTTGCCTTGGCTTCTTTTGATGGGCAGCCTGATCACCGGCTTTTTTGCAATGACACGCAGCAGTATCATGCTCGCCATGCTGTCCGGCGGTGCGGCCTTGGCATTCGGCGCCGTGACACCGACTGCGGTCGCTCTGAGCGGCGGTGGGCTTCTGGCGGCTTGGATCTTGCGAACCCAAAAGGGGGCCATCGCGTTTGCTGGTCATATGGTCTTGATTGGCTGGGCCATGGCGCTTGCTCTGCACCTGGTTCCCGGCTTCACCAACGCCGTGGGTCTGGACGCCGTGCAATCCAGCCCTTTTGCCATTCCCTATTCGCTTCATTTGAACCTGGACAAGCCGCAGATCTTTCTGATGTTGCTGCTGGCCTGGCCTGCGTTGCTGGCCCGGGATTGTGCAGTGCGATGGGGCCCCTTGCTGGTCAGTTTCCTTGTTCTGGCCGGGCTTTTCCCCCTGGCCACAGGTCTCGGTGTCATCCATCCAGATCTGTCTTGGCCGCATTGGGCGGGACTGTTCCTGTTTGCCAATCTTGTTCAAACCTGTCTCGTCGAAGAAGCCTTCTTTCGCGGGTATCTGCAAAAATTCCTGACTGATCGAATAGGGCCATTTGGTGCCATTGTGTCAGCAAGCCTTCTTTTTGGAGCGGCGCATCTGGCCGGGGGGCCGCTGATCGCCGGTTTAGCAACCTTGCTGGGCGCGGCCTGTGGCCTGGGACTGTGGTTCAGTGGGCGATTGTGGGTTGCGGTGCTGATGCATTTTGCATTCAACGCGGTTCACCTGATTTTCTTCACTTACCCTGCGCCGCTGGGATGA
- a CDS encoding mechanosensitive ion channel, whose product MEQIMEQAGAYWPLMVNGAKALAVLIVGWIVAGMIAGAVRRRIAANPEIDQTLGNFAASLVRWVILAMVLIAVLNLFGIEATSLVAMMGAATLAIGLALQGTLSDLAAGFMLVLFRPYKIGQYVDIGGTAGTVKDLNLFVTELATPDNVQIIVPNGQAWGAIITNYSHHDTRRVDFVFGIDYGDNADKAMQIITELAEADARVLDDPAPWVRVTNLGDSSVDLTARIWCQAADYWDIKFELTKAVKEAFDAQGISIPYPHRVEIRR is encoded by the coding sequence ATGGAACAGATTATGGAACAGGCTGGTGCCTACTGGCCACTGATGGTCAATGGTGCCAAGGCGTTGGCGGTTCTGATCGTTGGGTGGATTGTTGCTGGGATGATTGCTGGCGCGGTCCGCCGGCGGATTGCGGCAAACCCCGAGATTGATCAGACTTTGGGTAATTTTGCAGCCAGCCTTGTGCGCTGGGTCATCCTTGCGATGGTTTTGATTGCGGTGCTGAACCTGTTTGGTATCGAAGCAACTAGCCTGGTTGCGATGATGGGCGCGGCGACGCTGGCCATCGGTCTGGCGCTTCAGGGAACGCTTAGCGACCTGGCGGCCGGATTCATGTTGGTTCTGTTTCGCCCATACAAGATTGGCCAATATGTGGATATCGGCGGCACAGCGGGAACTGTGAAAGATCTGAACCTTTTTGTGACCGAACTGGCGACGCCGGACAATGTGCAGATCATTGTTCCAAATGGTCAGGCCTGGGGCGCGATCATTACCAACTACTCGCATCATGATACCCGTCGCGTGGATTTTGTCTTTGGTATCGACTATGGCGACAACGCGGACAAAGCCATGCAGATCATTACAGAGCTGGCAGAGGCGGATGCACGGGTTCTGGACGACCCTGCGCCCTGGGTCCGCGTGACCAATCTGGGCGATAGCTCGGTCGATCTGACTGCGCGCATTTGGTGTCAGGCGGCAGACTATTGGGATATCAAGTTTGAATTGACCAAAGCTGTCAAAGAAGCCTTTGACGCCCAAGGAATTTCGATTCCCTATCCGCACCGGGTCGAAATCCGCAGATAA
- a CDS encoding NAD(P)H-quinone oxidoreductase — protein sequence MTQMMRAVEISQPGGPDVLKLTERPIPTAEQGQIVIKVAYAGVNRPDALQRAGAYAPPPGASDLPGLEASGEVVAVGPGVSDFVIGDQVCGLLPGGGYAEFVATPAAHCLPIPAGLDLKQAACLPETCFTVWSNVFSRGGLTAGERFLVHGGSSGIGTTAIQLANQLGARVFATAGSDEKCQACLDLGAERAINYKEEDFVAVLKAEGGANLILDMVGGDYIPRNIKTLANDGRLVQIAFLSGPKVELNFAQIMTRRLTVTGSTLRPQSDQAKAAIAQDLRDVVWPLIEAGKVAPVMDSEFDLKDAAAAHSRMESSGHIGKIVLKVA from the coding sequence ATGACACAAATGATGCGCGCCGTGGAAATTTCACAACCCGGCGGACCCGATGTTCTGAAACTGACCGAACGCCCGATACCAACAGCGGAACAGGGCCAGATCGTGATCAAGGTCGCCTATGCCGGTGTGAACCGCCCGGATGCCTTGCAGCGGGCCGGCGCTTATGCACCACCTCCCGGAGCCAGTGATCTGCCAGGGCTTGAGGCATCGGGCGAAGTGGTGGCTGTTGGGCCGGGCGTTAGCGACTTTGTCATTGGCGATCAGGTTTGTGGCCTGTTGCCGGGTGGTGGATATGCCGAATTTGTTGCAACGCCGGCCGCGCATTGCCTGCCAATTCCTGCGGGCTTGGACCTGAAGCAGGCTGCATGCTTGCCTGAGACGTGTTTTACGGTCTGGTCGAATGTGTTCTCACGCGGGGGGTTGACCGCCGGCGAGCGGTTTCTGGTCCATGGTGGGTCTTCAGGGATCGGGACGACGGCGATTCAGCTGGCCAACCAGCTGGGCGCGCGGGTGTTTGCCACAGCTGGGTCGGATGAAAAATGCCAGGCCTGCCTGGATTTGGGGGCGGAACGGGCAATCAACTATAAAGAAGAGGATTTTGTTGCCGTACTGAAGGCTGAAGGTGGGGCCAACCTGATTCTTGATATGGTTGGTGGGGATTATATTCCGCGCAATATCAAAACATTGGCCAACGATGGTCGGTTGGTTCAGATCGCCTTTCTGTCAGGTCCCAAGGTCGAACTCAACTTTGCTCAGATCATGACGCGTCGCCTGACCGTCACCGGATCGACCTTGCGCCCACAGAGCGACCAGGCCAAAGCTGCGATTGCTCAGGATTTGCGCGACGTGGTCTGGCCGTTGATTGAAGCGGGCAAAGTTGCGCCAGTCATGGACAGCGAGTTCGATTTGAAGGATGCAGCAGCTGCGCATTCACGGATGGAAAGCTCGGGCCATATCGGTAAAATTGTTCTGAAAGTCGCCTGA
- the ald gene encoding alanine dehydrogenase, translated as MKIGCPTEIKPQEFRVGMTPDAAREAVNHGHSALIQKGAGTGAGFSDEDYVAAGATIIDTAEEIFATADMIVKVKEPQAVERKMLREGQLLFTYLHLAPDPDQTHDLLESGCTAIAYETVTDARGGLPLLAPMSEVAGRLAPQVGAWTLQKANGGRGVLMGGVPGVPPAKVVVIGGGVVGTHAAKIAAGMGADVTILDRSLTRLKYLDDVFGREFKNQYSTAGATAELVRDADMVIGAVLIPGAAAPKLISRAQLSDMKPGAALVDVAIDQGGCFETSKATTHADPIYEVDGVMHYCVANMPGAVARTSTQALGNATLPFMLNLANKGWKQACADDVHLLNGLNVHAGKLTYDAVGAALGLDVVSASSLVQG; from the coding sequence ATGAAAATCGGTTGCCCTACAGAAATCAAACCACAGGAATTTCGGGTCGGCATGACGCCTGACGCCGCGCGCGAAGCCGTCAACCACGGCCATTCGGCCCTGATCCAAAAGGGTGCCGGAACCGGTGCTGGATTCAGTGACGAAGATTATGTCGCTGCGGGCGCTACAATCATCGATACAGCCGAAGAAATCTTTGCCACCGCCGACATGATCGTCAAGGTCAAGGAACCTCAGGCTGTCGAACGCAAGATGCTGCGCGAAGGCCAACTGCTGTTTACGTATCTGCACCTTGCCCCCGACCCGGACCAGACGCATGACCTGCTCGAAAGCGGTTGTACTGCAATTGCCTATGAAACCGTGACAGACGCCCGCGGCGGCTTGCCTCTGTTGGCACCTATGTCCGAAGTGGCCGGTCGTCTGGCGCCTCAGGTTGGGGCCTGGACCCTGCAAAAGGCCAACGGCGGTCGTGGCGTTCTTATGGGCGGCGTTCCCGGTGTTCCACCTGCCAAGGTCGTTGTCATCGGCGGCGGCGTTGTTGGCACCCACGCAGCCAAAATCGCGGCCGGTATGGGCGCGGATGTCACCATCCTGGACCGCTCACTGACGCGCCTCAAGTATCTGGATGATGTCTTCGGCCGTGAATTCAAGAACCAGTATTCGACCGCAGGTGCCACCGCCGAGCTGGTACGTGACGCTGACATGGTGATCGGCGCGGTTCTGATCCCCGGTGCCGCAGCGCCAAAGCTGATATCTCGTGCACAACTGAGCGACATGAAGCCCGGCGCGGCGTTGGTGGATGTTGCTATTGACCAGGGCGGCTGCTTTGAGACCTCCAAGGCGACCACTCACGCCGATCCTATCTATGAAGTCGATGGTGTCATGCACTATTGTGTGGCCAACATGCCCGGAGCCGTGGCACGGACATCGACCCAAGCGCTTGGCAATGCCACCCTGCCCTTCATGCTGAACCTGGCCAACAAAGGCTGGAAGCAAGCCTGTGCCGATGATGTGCATTTGCTGAATGGCTTGAATGTGCACGCAGGCAAGCTGACGTATGATGCGGTTGGCGCGGCGCTTGGATTGGATGTCGTCTCGGCTTCTTCGCTGGTCCAAGGCTGA
- a CDS encoding cytochrome P450, with the protein MSDAPIFEIDVPCFWQDPYPDLARMRAEAPIAYVPQLGAILLTRRDDIFTNEKKVEVFSSDQPNGLMTVLMGQNMMRKDGAAHMAERKAIFPAVSPKTVKRVWTEQFRAAAQRVLDDLKDSHSGDLVRDFALPVSAEALKCITGLTNMTAVQMDRVSQGMIDGCSNYSGDPVVTAHCNDCTAAIDAHIDAMIPILESRPDHSLLSVQRQAGLSDAQTRANIKLAISGGQNEPRDAIAGTAWALLKHPDQLSDVLGGRATWLQAFEEYARWISPIGMSPRRVVQAYDLGGVTFSPEDRVFLMFGSGNRDEAVFDSPERFNIHQNCSAAISFGAGPHFCAGAWISRVLIADVALPMLFAQFPNLALDGETSFGGWAFRGPLSMPVVWGKHIRPSM; encoded by the coding sequence ATGTCAGATGCCCCGATCTTTGAAATTGATGTGCCCTGTTTCTGGCAGGATCCCTATCCGGACCTGGCGCGGATGCGTGCAGAAGCTCCGATTGCTTATGTGCCTCAGCTGGGGGCAATATTGTTAACCCGCCGCGATGATATCTTTACTAACGAGAAGAAAGTCGAGGTTTTCTCCTCAGATCAGCCGAATGGTTTGATGACTGTCCTGATGGGCCAAAACATGATGCGCAAGGACGGGGCGGCACATATGGCCGAACGCAAGGCAATCTTTCCCGCGGTTTCGCCAAAGACGGTGAAGCGTGTTTGGACCGAACAATTTCGCGCTGCAGCCCAACGGGTTCTGGATGACCTGAAAGACAGCCACAGCGGAGATCTTGTGCGCGATTTTGCCCTGCCAGTCTCGGCCGAAGCGCTCAAATGCATTACTGGATTGACCAACATGACGGCGGTCCAGATGGACAGGGTCAGCCAGGGCATGATTGACGGGTGTTCCAATTATTCGGGCGACCCGGTTGTAACGGCGCATTGCAACGACTGTACGGCCGCAATTGACGCTCATATTGATGCAATGATCCCGATTCTGGAGTCCCGCCCGGATCATTCCCTGCTGTCTGTTCAGCGGCAGGCCGGCCTGTCGGATGCACAGACACGGGCCAATATCAAATTGGCCATCTCAGGTGGACAAAATGAACCACGCGATGCAATCGCTGGAACAGCCTGGGCGCTGCTGAAACACCCAGACCAATTGTCTGATGTTCTGGGAGGGCGGGCCACCTGGCTGCAGGCCTTTGAAGAATACGCCCGGTGGATATCCCCCATCGGGATGTCGCCCCGGCGCGTTGTGCAGGCATATGACCTTGGTGGCGTGACCTTTTCCCCCGAAGACAGGGTGTTCCTGATGTTTGGGTCGGGAAACCGGGACGAGGCCGTGTTCGACAGCCCCGAAAGGTTCAATATTCACCAGAATTGTAGTGCAGCGATTTCCTTTGGGGCGGGGCCGCATTTTTGTGCTGGTGCCTGGATCTCGCGGGTGCTGATCGCCGATGTGGCGTTGCCGATGCTGTTTGCACAGTTCCCGAACCTGGCGCTAGATGGGGAAACCAGCTTTGGCGGGTGGGCATTTCGCGGGCCCTTGAGCATGCCCGTTGTGTGGGGAAAACACATAAGACCGTCCATGTGA
- the ppk2 gene encoding polyphosphate kinase 2, translating into MTDEFETTTFDWLEAELQDTLDEDFEIEFAEPMLSMELRKIYRAQHPEMLDRKVYFRNLLRLQAELIKLQDWVIETGAKVLVIMEGRDSAGKGGVIKRITQRLNPRVARVVALPAPNRREQSQWYFQRYVPHLPAGGEIVLFDRSWYNRAGVERVMGFADDTQVEQFFEDVPEFERMLVRSGIIVLKYWFSITDEEQQLRFLMRIHDPMKQWKLSPMDLESRVRWEQYTKAKEEMFSRTNIPEAPWYIVEGNDKKRERLNCIEHLLTQIPYKDVASERVALPDREYNPDYERRVLPDELYVPKIY; encoded by the coding sequence GTGACAGACGAATTCGAGACCACGACCTTTGACTGGCTTGAGGCCGAGCTTCAAGACACGCTGGACGAAGATTTCGAAATCGAATTTGCCGAGCCGATGTTGTCGATGGAGCTGCGCAAGATTTATCGGGCTCAACATCCTGAAATGCTGGATCGCAAGGTCTATTTCCGCAACTTGTTGCGGTTGCAGGCCGAATTGATCAAGCTCCAGGATTGGGTTATCGAAACTGGCGCCAAGGTTCTGGTGATTATGGAAGGGCGGGATTCGGCAGGCAAAGGCGGTGTGATCAAACGGATCACCCAGCGTCTGAACCCCCGTGTAGCCCGGGTCGTTGCCCTGCCGGCACCCAACCGGCGCGAACAAAGCCAGTGGTATTTTCAGCGCTATGTGCCGCATCTGCCAGCAGGCGGAGAGATCGTTCTGTTCGACCGGTCCTGGTACAATCGCGCCGGGGTCGAACGCGTGATGGGATTTGCTGACGACACTCAGGTCGAGCAGTTTTTCGAAGATGTTCCCGAATTTGAACGCATGTTGGTGCGGTCGGGGATCATTGTTCTGAAATATTGGTTCTCGATCACCGACGAAGAACAGCAGTTGCGGTTCCTGATGCGGATCCATGATCCGATGAAGCAGTGGAAACTGAGCCCGATGGATCTGGAAAGCCGTGTGCGTTGGGAGCAATACACCAAGGCCAAGGAAGAGATGTTTTCGCGCACCAATATTCCCGAGGCACCGTGGTACATCGTTGAAGGCAACGACAAGAAGCGGGAGCGTTTGAATTGCATCGAGCATTTGCTGACGCAGATTCCCTATAAAGACGTTGCCAGCGAACGGGTGGCGCTGCCGGACCGGGAGTATAATCCCGACTACGAGCGTCGGGTGCTGCCTGACGAGTTATATGTCCCCAAGATCTATTGA